Proteins encoded together in one Impatiens glandulifera chromosome 1, dImpGla2.1, whole genome shotgun sequence window:
- the LOC124919369 gene encoding calcium uniporter protein 2, mitochondrial, whose amino-acid sequence MAFKRMLASPLFNITKISRPTLTSSYSAVQTLLPPTPPDRLVSDLGDDSRFCLLRQWRSIYQSAVIAPDIRSFPAGEKLRERLRDLDIRKDRIRLDGLSPPSFHADLTSSNANVTVDAAKKLIKLSPIHLVKLRLRQMTMDHITYSELVRICSEECSSKEVALEMAETLGKSCVVIVLDDTVFLKPDKVMKVVSSLLPHRSSDKNDPRFKELEEMEKQKNIIENKAISLVRKELWFGLGYLIAQTGLFMKLTFSTLNWDVMEPICFYVTSFYFLACYAFFLMTSIEPSFVGFYQSRIAVKKKKLMKKFDFNVERYNELLAVFYPYSDSQAIVGQEIVT is encoded by the exons atgGCGTTCAAGAGAATGCTTGCATCACCATTATTCAACATCACCAAAATCTCCAGGCCAACCCTAACATCTTCCTATTCCGCTGTCCAGACCCTTCTTCCTCCCACGCCGCCGGATAGACTCGTTTCCGATCTCGGAGATGACTCAAGGTTCTGTTTGCTCCGTCAATGGCGTTCAATTTATCAGTCGGCTGTAATAGCTCCGGACATTCGATCATTTCCGGCAGGAGAGAAGCTACGGGAGAGGTTACGGGATTTGGATATAAGGAAGGATAGGATTAGGCTCGATGGACTTAGTCCTCCTTCGTTCCACGCAGATCTGACGTCTTCGAATGCGAATGTTACGGTAGACGCGGCGAAGAAGTTGATTAAATTGTCGCCGATTCATTTGGTGAAGTTGCGACTCAGACAGATGACGATGGATCATATTACTTATTCTGAATTGGTTCGTATCTGTAGTGAAGAATGTTCGAGTAAGGAGGTAGCTTTGGAAATGGCGGAGACGCTTGGGAAATCGTGTGTAGTGATTGTATTGGATGATACTGTGTTCTTGAAACCTGATAAG GTTATGAAAGTTGTGAGCAGTCTACTCCCCCATCGATCATCAGACAAAAACGATCCAAGATTCAAGGAGCTCGAAGAAATGGAGAAGCAAAAGAACATAATAGAAAACAAGGCAATATCTCTTGTCCGAAAAGAGTTATGGTTCGGGCTTGGTTACCTAATAGCTCAAACTGGTCTTTTCATGAAACTCACTTTCTCTACACTCAATTGGGACGTGATGGAACCTATCTGTTTCTACGTAACTTCGTTTTACTTCCTGGCCTGCTATGCTTTCTTCCTCATGACGTCTATAGAACCTTCATTTGTGGGATTCTATCAGAGCCGAATCGCTGttaagaagaagaagctgaTGAAGAAATTCGATTTCAATGTTGAGAGGTATAACGAACTCTTGGCTGTCTTCTATCCTTATTCGGATTCACAAGCCATTGTTGGACAAGAAATAGTAACATAA